The Minwuia thermotolerans genome includes a window with the following:
- a CDS encoding PAS domain-containing protein, translated as MTPAPDRHFPNWFRMELAPVDDIRSDALRAGLAAWRNARGEREMPARRDLDPTAMPGFLLRHLLLIDVEHAPRLRLRWRLIGTHVTEMMGRDSTGRYWDELYPPEIADILATGPAAAMRTRGPVRTLGVAPAGDRSYLRSENLDMPLSSDGETVDMIMVVSDFGRR; from the coding sequence ATGACTCCCGCTCCAGACCGCCATTTCCCGAACTGGTTCCGGATGGAGCTCGCGCCTGTCGACGATATCCGCAGCGACGCGCTCCGGGCGGGTCTGGCCGCCTGGCGCAACGCCCGCGGGGAACGCGAGATGCCGGCGCGCCGCGATCTGGACCCCACGGCGATGCCGGGGTTCCTGTTGCGGCACCTGCTGCTGATCGACGTGGAGCATGCGCCGCGGCTTCGTCTGCGCTGGCGGCTGATCGGCACCCATGTCACCGAGATGATGGGCCGCGACTCGACCGGGCGGTACTGGGACGAACTCTACCCGCCGGAGATCGCCGATATCCTGGCGACCGGCCCCGCCGCCGCGATGCGGACGCGCGGACCGGTGCGCACCCTCGGCGTCGCCCCCGCCGGCGACCGCAGCTATCTGCGCTCCGAGAACCTGGACATGCCGCTGTCCTCGGACGGCGAGACGGTCGACATGATCATGGTGGTCAGCGATTTCGGCCGGCGCTGA
- the ettA gene encoding energy-dependent translational throttle protein EttA has protein sequence MANYQYVYTMQGLTKTWPGGKTVLKDIHLSYLPGAKIGVLGVNGSGKSTLLKIMAGEITEYNGEAWAADGLKVGYLHQEPELDETKDVLGNVMDGVAEKQAILDRYNEISMKFAELMDDDEMNALIEEQGKLQEEIDARNLWDLDREVEIAMDALRCPPGDGDVAKLSGGERRRVALARLLLSKPDMLLLDEPTNHLDAESVLWLERFLDEYPGTVVAVTHDRYFLDNVAGWILELDRGKGIPFQGNYSGWLEQKEKRLRQEEREDASRQRTLSRELEWIRQSPRARQAKSKARVTAYEELLSADTEKRRSEMQIYIPPGPRLGGNVVEFENVSKAFGDKLLIDGFTAKIPPGAIVGIIGPNGAGKTTLFRMLAGQEEPDSGTIKVGETVELGYVDQSRQSLDDSKNVWEEISGGTDVIELGKRTVPSRAYVGSFNFKGADQQKKVGQLSGGERNRVHLAKMLKSGANVLLLDEPTNDLDVETLRALEEALESFAGSALIISHDRFFLDRIATHILAFEGDSHVEWFEGNFEDYEADRKRRFGDDADQPHRIKYKKLVG, from the coding sequence ATGGCGAACTATCAGTACGTCTACACCATGCAGGGTCTGACCAAGACCTGGCCGGGCGGCAAGACGGTGCTCAAGGACATCCACCTGTCCTATCTGCCCGGCGCCAAGATCGGCGTGCTCGGCGTCAACGGCTCCGGCAAGTCGACGCTGCTGAAGATCATGGCCGGCGAGATCACCGAGTACAACGGCGAGGCATGGGCGGCCGACGGCCTGAAGGTCGGCTATCTGCATCAGGAGCCGGAGCTGGACGAGACGAAGGACGTGCTCGGCAACGTGATGGACGGGGTGGCCGAGAAGCAGGCGATCCTCGACCGCTACAACGAGATCTCCATGAAGTTCGCCGAACTCATGGACGACGACGAGATGAACGCCCTGATCGAGGAGCAGGGGAAGCTGCAGGAGGAGATCGACGCCCGGAACCTGTGGGATCTGGACCGCGAGGTCGAGATCGCCATGGACGCGCTGCGCTGCCCGCCCGGCGACGGGGACGTCGCGAAGCTGTCGGGCGGCGAGCGCCGCCGCGTGGCGCTGGCGCGGCTGCTGCTGTCGAAGCCCGACATGCTGCTGCTCGACGAGCCGACCAACCATCTGGATGCCGAGAGCGTGCTCTGGCTGGAGCGGTTCCTGGACGAGTATCCCGGCACCGTCGTCGCCGTCACCCATGACCGCTACTTCCTGGACAATGTCGCCGGCTGGATCCTGGAGCTCGACCGCGGCAAGGGCATCCCCTTCCAGGGCAACTACTCGGGCTGGCTGGAGCAGAAGGAGAAGCGCCTGCGGCAGGAGGAGCGCGAGGACGCCTCCCGTCAGCGCACGCTGTCGCGGGAACTCGAATGGATCCGCCAGAGCCCCCGCGCGCGCCAGGCCAAATCCAAGGCGCGCGTCACCGCCTATGAGGAGCTGCTGTCGGCCGACACCGAGAAGCGCCGTTCGGAGATGCAGATCTACATCCCGCCCGGCCCGCGGCTGGGCGGCAATGTCGTGGAGTTCGAGAACGTCTCGAAGGCGTTCGGCGACAAGCTGCTGATCGACGGCTTCACGGCGAAGATTCCGCCCGGCGCCATCGTCGGCATCATCGGCCCCAACGGCGCCGGCAAGACGACGCTGTTCCGCATGCTCGCCGGGCAGGAAGAGCCGGATTCGGGCACCATCAAGGTCGGCGAAACCGTCGAACTCGGCTATGTCGACCAGTCGCGCCAGAGCCTGGACGACAGCAAGAACGTCTGGGAGGAGATCTCGGGCGGCACCGACGTGATCGAGCTGGGCAAGCGCACCGTGCCCTCGCGCGCCTATGTCGGCAGCTTCAACTTCAAGGGCGCCGACCAGCAGAAGAAGGTCGGCCAGCTATCGGGCGGCGAGCGCAACCGCGTCCATCTCGCCAAGATGCTGAAGTCCGGCGCCAACGTGCTGCTGCTCGACGAGCCCACCAACGACCTGGACGTGGAGACCCTGCGCGCGCTGGAGGAGGCGCTGGAAAGCTTTGCCGGCTCGGCCCTGATCATCAGCCATGACCGCTTCTTCCTGGACCGCATCGCCACCCATATCCTGGCCTTCGAGGGCGACAGCCACGTCGAATGGTTCGAGGGCAATTTCGAGGATTACGAGGCCGACCGGAAACGCCGCTTCGGCGACGACGCCGACCAGCCGCACCGGATCAAGTACAAGAAGCTGGTCGGCTAG
- a CDS encoding NAD(P)H-dependent flavin oxidoreductase, protein MSLPPEIAERLKLPLIAAPMFLVSGPDLVIAACRAGVIGSFPTANCRTVDELDQWLERMGRETGEDSAPIAPNLIVHRTNTRLPQDLEVLAKHRPPLVIASVGSPEKIVDAVHGWGGLVLADIASMRHAEKAIAAGADGLILLTGGAGGQTGWANPFAFVRGVRRIFDGPVVLAGGVGDGRGLRAAEVLGCDLAYMGTRFIATAESMAADRYKQMLVESGLDDIKLTNAITGLDTSILKPSLLAAGLDPDNLPERGAIEISKDINPDAPRRWKDIWSAGHSVELVDGIAEVADVVAGIAREYHESA, encoded by the coding sequence ATGTCGTTGCCTCCCGAGATCGCCGAGCGGCTGAAACTGCCGCTGATCGCCGCGCCCATGTTCCTGGTCTCCGGGCCCGACCTGGTGATCGCCGCCTGCCGCGCGGGGGTCATCGGATCGTTCCCCACGGCCAACTGCCGCACCGTGGACGAACTGGACCAGTGGCTGGAACGCATGGGCCGGGAGACGGGCGAGGACAGCGCGCCGATCGCGCCCAACCTGATCGTCCACCGCACCAATACCCGCCTGCCGCAGGATCTGGAGGTGCTGGCGAAGCACCGTCCGCCGCTGGTCATCGCCAGCGTCGGCAGCCCCGAGAAGATCGTCGACGCGGTGCATGGCTGGGGCGGGCTGGTGCTGGCCGACATCGCCTCGATGCGCCACGCCGAGAAGGCGATCGCCGCCGGCGCGGACGGCTTGATCCTGCTGACCGGCGGGGCGGGCGGCCAGACCGGCTGGGCCAACCCCTTCGCCTTCGTGCGCGGCGTGCGGCGCATCTTCGACGGGCCGGTGGTGCTGGCCGGCGGGGTCGGCGACGGGCGGGGCCTGCGCGCGGCCGAGGTGCTGGGCTGCGACCTCGCCTACATGGGCACGCGCTTCATCGCCACTGCCGAAAGCATGGCCGCCGACCGCTACAAGCAGATGCTGGTGGAATCGGGCCTCGACGACATCAAGCTCACCAACGCCATCACCGGCCTGGACACCAGCATCCTGAAGCCCAGCCTGCTGGCCGCCGGCCTGGACCCGGACAACCTGCCCGAACGCGGCGCCATCGAGATCTCAAAGGACATCAACCCGGACGCGCCGCGGCGCTGGAAGGACATCTGGTCGGCCGGCCATTCGGTCGAGCTGGTCGACGGGATCGCCGAAGTGGCCGACGTTGTGGCAGGGATCGCACGCGAGTACCACGAAAGCGCATAA
- a CDS encoding PA0069 family radical SAM protein, translating to MEQKKNITYGGHGFDMSAAAGPAQARGRGARSNRSGRFEAEERVWIDDGWTPPEEWLEDGAGVRTTETADATRTIIARNSSPDISFDRSINPYRGCEHGCIYCFARPTHAYLGLSPGIDFETKLLYKPEAARLLEKELRAPGYQCRVIAIGTNTDPYQPIERRRQVTRQILEVLARFEHPVGIVTKSALVTRDLDILAPMAEKGLVKVALSVTTLDRRLARSMEPRASTPENRLAAIRELSRAGVRTAVMAAPMIPSLNEPEMEAILERAAEAGAREAGYILLRLPLEIADLFREWLESETPNRAGRIMKLIRDMRGGRDYDAAWGRRMSGAGPYAEMMARRFRIAARRLGLNEAKLRLDTSRFQRPPAPGDQLSLL from the coding sequence ATGGAACAAAAAAAGAACATAACCTATGGCGGTCATGGCTTCGACATGTCCGCGGCGGCCGGACCGGCCCAGGCCAGGGGCCGGGGCGCGCGGTCCAACCGCTCGGGTCGCTTCGAGGCCGAGGAGCGCGTCTGGATCGACGATGGCTGGACCCCGCCCGAGGAGTGGCTGGAGGACGGAGCGGGCGTCCGGACGACCGAGACCGCGGACGCCACGCGCACCATCATCGCCCGCAACAGCTCGCCCGACATCTCCTTCGACCGCTCGATCAACCCCTATCGCGGCTGCGAGCACGGCTGCATCTACTGCTTCGCGCGGCCGACCCACGCGTATCTTGGCCTGTCTCCCGGCATCGATTTCGAGACGAAGCTGCTCTACAAGCCCGAGGCCGCGCGGCTGCTGGAAAAGGAACTGCGCGCGCCGGGCTACCAGTGCCGCGTCATCGCCATTGGCACCAATACCGACCCCTATCAGCCGATCGAGCGCCGGCGTCAGGTCACCCGCCAGATCCTGGAGGTGCTGGCCCGCTTCGAGCATCCGGTCGGCATCGTCACCAAGTCGGCGCTGGTGACCCGCGACCTCGACATTCTGGCGCCCATGGCGGAGAAGGGTCTGGTCAAGGTGGCGCTGTCGGTGACCACGCTGGACAGGCGGCTGGCGCGCTCCATGGAGCCCCGGGCGTCCACGCCGGAGAACCGGCTGGCGGCGATCCGGGAGCTCTCCCGGGCCGGGGTGCGCACCGCCGTCATGGCCGCGCCGATGATCCCCTCGCTGAACGAGCCGGAGATGGAGGCGATCCTGGAGCGGGCGGCCGAGGCCGGCGCCCGGGAGGCCGGCTACATCCTGCTGCGCCTGCCGCTGGAGATCGCCGACCTGTTCCGCGAATGGCTGGAGAGCGAGACCCCGAACCGGGCCGGACGCATCATGAAACTGATCCGGGACATGCGCGGCGGCCGGGACTACGACGCCGCCTGGGGGCGGCGCATGTCCGGCGCCGGACCCTATGCCGAAATGATGGCGCGCCGCTTCCGCATCGCTGCCCGGCGGCTGGGCCTGAACGAGGCGAAGCTGCGGCTCGATACCTCGCGTTTCCAGAGACCGCCGGCGCCGGGGGATCAGCTCTCGCTGCTCTGA
- a CDS encoding lytic transglycosylase domain-containing protein, translating to MWLASLALLAAGASAALAEPLPRVLSDADAGRYARIFEAQRHGDWRTADRLIGGLQDRLLLGHVQFQRYMHPTAYRSAYAELHRWMKAHGDHPMAERLHALAQKRRIAGWKPLPGPWVARLELPAGVELPAARPATRAEAAESGRTGHDRAVLAQVRRNVLRDRMTVTENMLDGPRGQAMSPAAMAEARATLARGHLSKARFERALKQGDLARQGPGGGMRAGSFYAGLALWAMGRHAESHYRFAAAADTAPDHIGHMGGAADFWAARAALAAGRYAAVVPYLRRAASYSRDMYGLLAARQLADRGDFEWSPPGLTAAAVEALMAANPAIRRAIALTEAGQIARADLELRRLSRRADARGSALLMALSAALDAPATAYRIARIRLNSFGERHDPALFPLPDWQIDEGQPIGRALLLAVARRESGFDTRARSGRGASGLMQLMPRTADYIARKSGRPPPGRAALFDAEVSLELGQSYLAYLMTAVEPDGSLLHVLAAYNAGPGNVREWQRRFGDRDDPLLFLELMGSLQTRLFVRDVLAAYWIYRDRLGWETPTLGELAEGRWPFYSPPPRAAAPVLIGRGGIGAD from the coding sequence ATGTGGCTCGCAAGTCTCGCGCTGCTGGCGGCGGGGGCGTCGGCGGCACTGGCGGAGCCGCTGCCGCGCGTGCTTTCGGACGCCGACGCCGGGCGATATGCGCGCATCTTCGAGGCTCAGCGCCATGGCGACTGGCGTACCGCGGACCGGCTGATCGGCGGGCTGCAGGACCGCTTGCTGCTTGGCCATGTTCAGTTCCAGCGCTACATGCACCCGACCGCCTATCGCTCCGCCTATGCCGAGCTGCACCGCTGGATGAAGGCCCATGGCGACCACCCCATGGCCGAGCGGCTGCACGCCCTGGCGCAGAAGCGGCGCATCGCCGGCTGGAAGCCGCTGCCCGGGCCGTGGGTCGCGCGTCTGGAGCTGCCGGCGGGGGTGGAGCTGCCGGCCGCGCGCCCGGCCACGCGCGCGGAGGCCGCGGAGAGCGGCCGCACCGGTCATGACAGGGCGGTGCTGGCTCAGGTCCGGCGCAATGTGCTGCGCGACCGCATGACGGTTACCGAGAACATGCTGGACGGTCCGAGGGGGCAGGCGATGTCGCCGGCGGCGATGGCGGAGGCACGGGCCACGCTGGCCCGGGGCCACCTGTCCAAGGCCCGTTTCGAGCGTGCGCTGAAACAGGGCGACCTGGCCCGCCAGGGGCCGGGCGGCGGCATGCGCGCCGGTTCGTTCTATGCAGGGCTGGCGCTCTGGGCCATGGGCCGGCATGCCGAATCCCACTACCGCTTCGCCGCCGCCGCCGACACGGCGCCGGATCATATTGGCCACATGGGCGGGGCCGCCGACTTCTGGGCGGCGCGGGCGGCGCTGGCGGCCGGCCGCTACGCCGCCGTGGTGCCCTATCTGCGCCGGGCGGCCAGCTACAGCCGGGACATGTACGGGCTGCTGGCCGCGCGCCAGCTCGCCGACCGCGGCGACTTCGAATGGTCGCCGCCCGGGCTGACGGCTGCGGCGGTCGAGGCGCTGATGGCCGCCAATCCGGCGATCCGGCGCGCCATCGCCCTGACCGAGGCCGGTCAGATCGCCCGCGCCGATCTGGAGCTGCGCCGCCTGTCGCGCCGCGCGGACGCCCGCGGCTCGGCGCTGCTGATGGCGTTGTCTGCGGCGCTCGACGCCCCGGCCACGGCCTACCGCATCGCCCGCATCCGCCTGAACAGCTTCGGCGAGCGCCACGATCCGGCACTGTTCCCGCTGCCGGACTGGCAGATCGACGAGGGTCAGCCGATCGGCCGCGCCCTGCTGCTGGCGGTGGCGCGCCGCGAATCGGGTTTCGACACCCGCGCGCGCAGCGGCCGCGGCGCCAGCGGCCTGATGCAGCTGATGCCGCGTACCGCCGACTACATCGCGCGCAAGTCCGGGCGGCCGCCGCCGGGTCGGGCGGCGCTGTTCGATGCCGAGGTCAGCCTGGAACTGGGCCAGTCCTATCTCGCCTATCTGATGACGGCGGTGGAGCCCGACGGCAGCCTGCTGCACGTGCTGGCGGCCTACAATGCGGGGCCGGGCAATGTGCGCGAATGGCAGCGCCGCTTCGGCGACCGCGACGATCCGCTGCTGTTCCTGGAGCTCATGGGGTCGCTGCAGACGCGCCTGTTCGTGCGCGACGTGCTGGCGGCCTACTGGATCTACCGCGACCGGCTTGGGTGGGAGACGCCGACGCTGGGCGAACTGGCCGAAGGGCGCTGGCCCTTCTACAGTCCGCCGCCGCGCGCCGCGGCGCCGGTCCTCATCGGAAGGGGAGGCATCGGTGCCGATTGA
- a CDS encoding OmpA family protein, protein MKRRLTAVAAAALALLPAAALAEIDGPYLAGGVLGQHVGDRELSGGVAGDLEVAIGAGGLAAFGYQFRTGIRLETELSYRHNRADSFNGANVGGSFGVLGGLVNLVWEYDNDTGVYPYVGGGIGIAQVQANDFNFGGGRTLDDGATELAMQGLAGVAFALDPNLSLIAEYRYFRTGEAEFRDSTGATIDASYAAHTAVLGLRYRFGEPPRAARAATSVRDAAASALPAARGPKETTAPRRLAPARAAEPPRPQAEPLPNAQARAAASLRRSYVVFFALDSAELGDEARQTVAEASDRARQDGTAVIELAGHTDRSGDAAYNRALSERRARNTAAEIRSHGVEAVMDIEAHGETQPLVPTADGVYEPRNRRVEIVLQGQGDGLNVSRN, encoded by the coding sequence ATGAAACGACGTCTGACGGCGGTTGCGGCCGCGGCGCTGGCGCTGCTTCCGGCGGCGGCACTGGCGGAGATCGACGGGCCGTACCTGGCCGGCGGCGTCCTGGGCCAGCATGTCGGCGACCGCGAACTTTCCGGCGGCGTGGCGGGCGACCTGGAAGTGGCCATCGGCGCGGGCGGCCTCGCGGCCTTCGGCTACCAGTTCCGCACCGGGATCCGTCTGGAGACGGAGCTGAGCTACCGCCACAACCGGGCCGACAGCTTCAACGGCGCGAATGTTGGCGGCTCCTTCGGCGTTCTCGGCGGCCTCGTCAATCTGGTCTGGGAATACGACAACGACACCGGCGTCTATCCCTATGTCGGCGGCGGCATCGGCATCGCCCAGGTCCAGGCCAACGATTTCAATTTCGGCGGCGGCCGGACCCTGGACGACGGCGCCACGGAGCTCGCCATGCAGGGCCTGGCCGGCGTCGCCTTCGCGCTGGATCCGAATCTCTCGCTGATCGCCGAGTACCGCTATTTCCGCACCGGCGAGGCCGAATTCCGCGATTCGACCGGCGCCACCATCGACGCCAGCTATGCGGCCCACACCGCGGTACTGGGCCTGCGCTACCGCTTCGGCGAGCCGCCCAGGGCCGCCCGCGCCGCGACGAGCGTGCGCGACGCCGCAGCCTCCGCCCTGCCCGCCGCCAGGGGACCGAAGGAAACCACGGCGCCCCGGCGTCTCGCGCCGGCGCGCGCCGCCGAGCCGCCCAGGCCGCAGGCCGAGCCGCTGCCCAACGCCCAGGCCCGGGCCGCGGCCAGCCTGCGCCGCTCCTATGTCGTCTTCTTCGCCCTGGACAGCGCCGAGCTGGGTGACGAGGCGCGCCAGACCGTCGCCGAGGCGAGCGACCGCGCCCGCCAGGACGGTACGGCCGTGATCGAACTGGCGGGTCACACCGACCGTTCCGGCGACGCCGCCTACAACCGCGCCCTGTCCGAACGGCGCGCGCGCAACACCGCCGCCGAGATCCGCAGCCATGGCGTGGAGGCGGTGATGGACATCGAGGCGCATGGCGAGACACAGCCCCTGGTGCCGACCGCCGACGGCGTCTACGAGCCGCGCAACCGCCGCGTCGAGATCGTCCTGCAGGGCCAGGGCGACGGCCTGAACGTCAGCCGCAACTGA
- a CDS encoding MarR family winged helix-turn-helix transcriptional regulator has product MADDRMRPPAGAAEHGADDALNHQIVALSNKLSLTVARRALAQDGLTLREWRIMLALFIYGPSIARRVSELALLDPAHVSRTVRQLEQRGLVAFRPNERDRRQIIIVLSAAGEKLARQVLPRAMAVGSAFREIYSDAEYATLIGLLSRANAFADRLLQSDETPPPEAGQG; this is encoded by the coding sequence ATGGCAGATGACAGGATGCGCCCCCCGGCGGGCGCGGCCGAACACGGCGCCGACGATGCGTTGAACCATCAGATCGTCGCGTTGAGCAACAAGCTGTCGCTGACCGTCGCCCGCCGCGCCCTGGCGCAGGACGGTCTGACCCTGCGCGAATGGCGCATCATGCTGGCGCTGTTCATCTACGGCCCCAGCATCGCGCGGCGCGTATCCGAACTGGCGCTGCTCGATCCCGCCCATGTCAGCCGCACCGTGCGGCAGCTGGAACAGCGCGGCCTGGTCGCCTTCCGGCCGAACGAGCGGGACCGCCGCCAGATCATCATCGTGCTGAGCGCCGCGGGGGAGAAGCTGGCGCGGCAGGTGCTGCCCAGGGCCATGGCCGTCGGCAGCGCCTTCCGCGAAATCTATTCCGACGCGGAGTACGCGACCCTGATCGGCCTGCTGTCGCGCGCTAACGCCTTCGCCGACCGACTGCTGCAGTCGGACGAGACACCGCCGCCGGAGGCCGGGCAGGGCTGA
- a CDS encoding ABC-F family ATP-binding cassette domain-containing protein — protein MPPVLHLRDIHLTFGGKPTLDGAELAVSPGERIALVGRNGSGKSTLLKIAAGVVDPDDGEIFRQPGATIRYLPQEPDLTGHARVSSFVMAGLAPGDDEHRARYLVENLGLTGDEDPATLSGGEARRAALARALAPAPDILLLDEPTNHLDLPAIEWLEAELAGSASAIVLISHDRRFLQNLTAATVWLDRGATRRLERGFAHFEEWRDAEIAAEEERLHKLDRKIASETEWLHKGVTARRKRNMGRLRALHDLRSERRNYDKAQGRVEMAASEAAKSGKRVIEAEHVSKSFGDRTVIRDFSLRILRGDRIGIVGPNGAGKTTLLKLLLGDLEPDEGRIARGTNLEIATLDQRRESLDPKMSLGDALTGGGGDMVAVGGEQRHVIGYMKDFLFDPKQRPTAISALSGGERGRLMLARALARPSNLLVLDEPTNDLDIETLDLLQELLADYGGTILLVSHDRDFLDRCVTATVAFEGDGRWTVYAGGYSDMMRQRAGAAKEAAAEAAARKPDGAGKTKPAQKSRKPAVRKLSYKQKYALETLPDRIAELEGEMQRLEAELADRRLFTQDPERFRAATKRLEAAAAEHAAAESEWLELEMLREEIEGG, from the coding sequence ATGCCCCCCGTCCTGCATCTGCGCGACATTCATCTGACCTTCGGCGGCAAGCCCACGCTGGACGGGGCGGAACTCGCCGTCAGTCCGGGCGAGCGGATCGCGCTGGTCGGGCGCAACGGCTCCGGCAAGTCGACGCTGCTGAAGATCGCCGCCGGCGTGGTCGACCCCGACGATGGCGAGATCTTCCGCCAGCCGGGCGCCACCATCCGCTATCTGCCGCAGGAGCCCGATCTGACCGGCCACGCGCGGGTCAGCAGTTTCGTCATGGCCGGCCTCGCGCCGGGCGACGACGAGCATCGCGCCCGCTACCTGGTCGAGAACCTCGGCCTCACGGGCGACGAGGATCCGGCGACGCTGTCGGGCGGCGAGGCGCGCCGCGCGGCGCTGGCCCGGGCGCTGGCCCCGGCACCGGATATCCTGCTGCTGGACGAGCCGACCAACCATCTCGACCTGCCGGCGATCGAATGGCTGGAGGCGGAACTGGCGGGCTCGGCATCGGCGATCGTGCTGATAAGCCATGACCGGCGCTTCCTGCAGAACCTGACGGCGGCGACGGTCTGGCTGGACCGCGGGGCGACGCGGCGGCTGGAGCGCGGCTTCGCCCATTTCGAGGAATGGCGCGACGCCGAGATCGCCGCCGAGGAGGAGCGGCTGCACAAGCTGGACCGCAAGATCGCCTCGGAGACCGAGTGGCTGCACAAGGGGGTCACCGCCCGGCGCAAGCGCAACATGGGCCGGCTCCGCGCGCTGCACGACCTCCGCTCGGAGCGCCGCAACTACGACAAGGCCCAGGGCCGGGTGGAGATGGCCGCGTCCGAGGCGGCGAAGTCCGGCAAGCGCGTGATCGAGGCCGAACACGTCTCGAAGAGCTTCGGGGACAGGACGGTGATCCGGGATTTCAGCCTCCGCATCCTGCGCGGCGACCGGATCGGCATTGTCGGGCCCAACGGCGCCGGCAAGACGACGCTGCTCAAGCTGCTGCTGGGCGACCTGGAGCCAGACGAGGGCCGGATCGCGCGCGGCACCAACCTGGAGATCGCGACCCTGGACCAGCGGCGCGAGAGCCTGGACCCGAAGATGTCGCTGGGCGACGCGCTGACCGGCGGCGGCGGCGACATGGTCGCCGTGGGCGGCGAGCAGCGCCATGTCATCGGCTACATGAAGGACTTCCTGTTCGACCCGAAGCAGCGGCCGACGGCGATCTCGGCCTTGTCGGGCGGCGAGCGCGGGCGGCTGATGCTGGCCCGGGCGCTGGCCCGGCCGTCCAACCTGCTGGTGCTCGACGAGCCGACCAACGACCTCGACATCGAAACCCTGGACCTGCTGCAGGAACTGCTGGCCGACTATGGCGGCACCATCCTGCTGGTCAGCCACGACCGCGATTTCCTCGACCGTTGCGTCACCGCCACCGTCGCCTTCGAGGGCGACGGCCGCTGGACGGTCTATGCCGGCGGCTACAGCGACATGATGCGGCAACGCGCCGGGGCGGCGAAGGAAGCGGCGGCGGAGGCAGCGGCCCGGAAGCCGGACGGGGCGGGGAAGACGAAGCCTGCGCAGAAGTCGCGCAAACCGGCGGTCCGGAAGCTCTCATACAAGCAGAAATACGCCCTCGAGACCCTGCCGGACCGCATCGCGGAGCTGGAAGGGGAGATGCAGCGGCTGGAGGCGGAGCTCGCCGACCGGAGACTGTTCACGCAGGATCCGGAACGCTTCCGGGCGGCGACGAAACGCCTGGAGGCCGCCGCGGCGGAGCACGCCGCCGCCGAGAGCGAATGGCTGGAACTGGAGATGCTGCGCGAGGAGATCGAGGGCGGCTGA
- the moaB gene encoding molybdenum cofactor biosynthesis protein B, protein MPIDESRDFVPVNIAVLTVSDTRTPETDRSGDVLVERLEAAGHRLAARLIVVDERAAIAERLRAWADDEGVDVVIATGGTGVTGRDVTPEALSDVCEKEIAGFGELFRMLSYEKIGTSTIQSRCAAGVARGTYIFALPGSPGACRDGWDMILATQLDIRFRPCNFVELLPRLRES, encoded by the coding sequence GTGCCGATTGACGAGAGCCGGGACTTCGTGCCCGTGAACATCGCCGTGCTGACCGTCTCGGATACCCGCACGCCGGAAACCGACAGGTCCGGCGACGTGCTGGTGGAGCGGCTGGAGGCGGCCGGCCACCGGCTGGCGGCGCGGTTGATCGTTGTTGACGAGCGGGCCGCGATCGCCGAACGGCTGCGGGCCTGGGCCGACGATGAGGGCGTCGACGTGGTCATCGCCACCGGCGGCACCGGGGTGACGGGCCGCGACGTCACGCCGGAGGCTCTGTCCGACGTCTGCGAAAAGGAGATCGCCGGCTTCGGCGAGCTGTTCCGCATGCTCTCCTACGAGAAGATCGGCACCTCGACGATCCAGTCGCGCTGCGCCGCCGGCGTCGCCCGCGGCACCTACATCTTTGCCCTGCCGGGGTCGCCGGGGGCCTGCCGCGATGGCTGGGACATGATCCTGGCCACCCAGCTCGACATCCGCTTCCGTCCCTGCAACTTCGTTGAATTGCTGCCACGGCTCAGGGAAAGCTGA
- a CDS encoding PAS domain-containing protein has translation MSGPEPMPLPAVFRVELDPELAVVSPVLAEALRLWEALRGPRQMPARRDFDPAETPRALLPHILLIDVDAGAGAEPRFRWRLIGTHVTTMLGRDMTGRWFDEIYDAGTLTSITTGPRWVLANRRPVRTVGQAPVDERSYLRSENLHMPLSDDGRRVDKILVATDLRSIRL, from the coding sequence ATGAGCGGCCCCGAACCGATGCCGCTGCCGGCGGTCTTCCGGGTGGAACTGGACCCGGAGTTGGCGGTCGTGAGCCCGGTCCTGGCCGAGGCCCTGCGGCTCTGGGAGGCGCTGCGCGGCCCGCGGCAGATGCCGGCGCGCCGCGACTTCGACCCGGCGGAGACGCCGCGCGCCCTGCTGCCCCACATCCTGCTGATCGACGTCGACGCCGGGGCGGGGGCGGAGCCGCGTTTCCGCTGGCGGCTGATCGGCACCCATGTGACGACCATGCTGGGCCGCGACATGACCGGGCGCTGGTTCGACGAGATCTACGACGCGGGGACGCTGACATCCATCACCACCGGCCCGCGCTGGGTGCTGGCCAACCGCCGCCCCGTACGCACCGTGGGCCAGGCGCCGGTTGACGAACGCAGCTATCTGCGCTCGGAAAACCTCCACATGCCGCTTTCCGACGACGGCCGGCGCGTCGACAAGATTCTGGTCGCCACCGACCTCCGGTCCATCAGGTTGTGA